Proteins encoded in a region of the Candidatus Syntrophosphaera sp. genome:
- a CDS encoding SLBB domain-containing protein, with product MKKILLSLIVICMALPVLAQSQTSVTTSSSISAYSYEGNRSGVEKLKMNVYVLGRVNKPGLYLVPDDTDFITLLALAGGPDEDAKLSKIRIIRPANNNIDVESEAQIIWINLTKYMETADNKFLATSTQVTREIDPDTGQEKESMVYDLRLQPGDTIIVSGTIFYAFSRVADFLSKAAIALSVYNLVTNIK from the coding sequence CATGGCGCTGCCAGTGCTGGCCCAGTCGCAAACTTCAGTCACGACTTCGAGCAGCATATCGGCCTATTCATATGAAGGCAACCGCAGTGGTGTTGAAAAGCTGAAAATGAACGTCTACGTGTTGGGACGCGTGAATAAACCAGGGCTCTACCTGGTCCCGGACGATACTGATTTCATCACCTTGCTGGCATTGGCCGGTGGGCCGGACGAAGACGCCAAGCTCTCCAAGATCAGGATCATCAGGCCCGCCAATAACAACATCGATGTCGAATCCGAAGCCCAGATCATCTGGATCAATCTCACAAAATACATGGAAACGGCTGACAACAAATTCCTTGCCACCAGCACTCAGGTCACCCGGGAAATTGACCCGGACACCGGCCAGGAAAAAGAAAGCATGGTTTACGACCTGCGCTTGCAGCCCGGAGACACCATAATCGTTTCGGGAACGATCTTCTACGCCTTCAGCAGAGTCGCGGATTTCCTATCCAAGGCCGCGATCGCCCTGAGCGTTTACAATCTGGTTACCAACATCAAATAG